The following proteins come from a genomic window of Crateriforma spongiae:
- a CDS encoding aldo/keto reductase, which yields MQKRKLLGTDLELPVIGFGASSLGQEFRSIQLDEALRSVRVALDLGINLIDTSAYYGRGMSEVLLGVALRDVPRDDYVMCTKLGRYDRDKFDFSAKRVAESVDVSLHRMGLDHVDIMLCHDIEFVDLDQIVAETLPALREAQQAGKIRYVGISGYPQKIFHEIAAKADLDCVLSYNQYTLQNTRFADETVPMLKEKGIGAMNAGPFQARLLTNAPLPPWCLETPEVRAAASKAAMCCEKHGVDIAQLALQFSCANPDMSTTIAGSANPKNIEKWAQWIDQPMDEALLAEVQQIFADVKNVGHPSGLPENN from the coding sequence ATGCAAAAACGCAAGCTTCTGGGCACGGACCTGGAATTACCCGTCATCGGATTTGGCGCCTCATCGCTGGGGCAAGAATTCCGCAGCATCCAATTGGACGAAGCCCTTCGCAGCGTTCGCGTCGCTTTGGACTTGGGCATCAATTTGATCGACACGTCGGCCTACTACGGTCGTGGGATGAGCGAAGTCCTGCTGGGCGTTGCTCTGCGTGATGTGCCGCGTGACGACTATGTGATGTGCACCAAGCTGGGACGCTACGATCGCGACAAGTTTGACTTTTCTGCCAAACGGGTCGCCGAAAGCGTTGACGTTTCGTTGCACCGGATGGGATTGGACCACGTCGACATCATGCTGTGTCACGACATCGAATTTGTCGACCTGGACCAAATCGTTGCCGAAACACTGCCCGCCCTGCGTGAAGCACAACAGGCCGGAAAAATTCGTTATGTCGGCATCAGTGGTTATCCGCAAAAGATCTTTCACGAGATCGCCGCCAAAGCCGACTTGGATTGCGTGCTGTCGTACAACCAATACACGCTACAAAACACTCGGTTTGCCGATGAAACCGTTCCCATGCTGAAAGAAAAGGGCATCGGTGCGATGAACGCTGGGCCTTTCCAGGCACGCCTTCTGACCAACGCGCCGTTGCCGCCATGGTGCTTGGAAACACCCGAGGTGCGTGCGGCAGCCAGCAAAGCTGCGATGTGCTGTGAGAAACACGGTGTGGACATTGCGCAATTGGCACTGCAGTTCTCTTGCGCCAACCCCGACATGTCGACCACGATCGCCGGCAGCGCGAATCCCAAGAACATTGAAAAGTGGGCTCAGTGGATCGATCAACCGATGGACGAAGCCCTGTTGGCGGAAGTCCAACAGATCTTCGCAGACGTCAAGAACGTCGGTCATCCGTCCGGCCTTCCCG
- a CDS encoding tagaturonate epimerase family protein, with protein sequence MKTLAKYSFGVGDRFAHEAEAQLAAFEKLAAQDVIVSPVWNKSNREHTFVGSEPPSVMAAAKAAIESRGWSHDWHVDADHIGLKTVDPFLPCSDFFTIDVADSIGKAPSDADLDTFVAKHGELVGTLELDGLSEPLTITTDDVRRVGKQYLSACAEAAEIYRYIADKKGADQVIAEVSMDETDAPQTPPELLIILVALADQNVPLQTIAPKFTGRFNKGVDYVGDLTQFEKEFNDDLAVIAHAVKAYGLPENLKLSVHSGSDKFSLYPIIRQAMNRTGAGVHLKTAGTTWLEEIIGLAEAEGDGLALAKEIYQTAYDHVDEFCAPYASVIDIDRSQLPGADTVAGWSGSEMANVIRHDQSCPSFNPSVRQLLHVSFKVAAKAGQRYTDMLKANKEIVGTQVTKNIYDRHLKPLFVG encoded by the coding sequence ATGAAAACACTTGCCAAATACTCGTTTGGTGTCGGCGACCGTTTCGCCCATGAAGCCGAAGCCCAACTGGCCGCGTTTGAAAAACTAGCCGCTCAAGACGTCATCGTTTCGCCGGTCTGGAACAAATCCAACCGCGAGCACACCTTCGTCGGATCCGAGCCACCCAGCGTCATGGCCGCGGCAAAGGCCGCGATCGAAAGCCGCGGATGGTCGCATGACTGGCACGTCGATGCGGACCACATCGGGTTAAAAACGGTGGATCCGTTTCTGCCGTGCAGCGATTTTTTCACCATCGACGTGGCCGACTCGATCGGCAAAGCCCCCTCGGACGCAGACCTGGACACGTTTGTTGCCAAGCACGGTGAACTGGTCGGCACCTTGGAACTGGACGGCCTGTCCGAACCGCTGACGATCACCACCGATGATGTGCGGCGTGTCGGCAAGCAATACTTGTCCGCCTGCGCCGAAGCAGCGGAAATCTATCGATACATCGCTGACAAGAAAGGCGCCGACCAGGTCATCGCCGAGGTCAGCATGGACGAGACCGATGCCCCGCAAACTCCACCGGAACTGTTGATCATCTTGGTTGCCTTGGCCGACCAAAACGTTCCGTTACAAACGATTGCACCGAAGTTCACAGGTCGTTTCAACAAGGGTGTCGATTACGTCGGCGACCTGACGCAGTTCGAAAAGGAATTCAACGACGACTTGGCCGTCATCGCGCACGCGGTCAAAGCCTATGGCTTGCCAGAAAACCTGAAGCTTAGCGTGCACAGCGGCAGCGACAAATTCAGCCTGTATCCGATCATCCGCCAAGCGATGAATCGAACCGGCGCCGGTGTCCACCTGAAGACCGCCGGCACGACCTGGCTGGAAGAAATCATCGGACTGGCCGAAGCCGAAGGCGACGGACTGGCATTGGCCAAGGAGATCTATCAGACGGCCTACGACCATGTCGATGAATTCTGTGCACCCTATGCCAGCGTCATCGACATCGATCGCAGCCAGTTGCCCGGTGCGGACACCGTCGCCGGATGGTCGGGTAGCGAAATGGCCAACGTGATTCGTCACGACCAAAGCTGTCCCAGCTTTAACCCCAGCGTTCGACAGTTGCTGCACGTGTCGTTCAAGGTCGCTGCCAAAGCGGGCCAACGGTACACCGACATGCTGAAAGCCAACAAAGAAATTGTCGGAACCCAGGTGACCAAAAATATTTATGACCGTCACCTGAAGCCCCTTTTCGTCGGCTAA
- a CDS encoding helix-turn-helix transcriptional regulator, whose product MAGLDLGMTILNLFGMADPSSASINEPAFVSQQVAEARRYYLDLKPSPYESLVVVCGGRERMRTDYIVARKDFPYYAIEMVAEGEGQLTLENVHHPLRAGSVFAYGPKTSHRIENCGAVGMKKYYVDFCGRRAKQLVDQTGLMSGKPLQVTALHELVDLFDMLDHDGRDDGAMSQQICTSILQLLMLKIQRLAVGPGANVPRCYDTYQTVRRHIEDNFMRLESVAQVAQECGITPIYLSRLFSRFGGGGAYQFLIRKKMNYAAELLLEESMLVKEVAERLGFADAFQFSRAFKRVYGVPPKQLIRQHTGRAEPAE is encoded by the coding sequence ATGGCCGGTCTTGACCTGGGCATGACGATTCTTAACCTGTTTGGTATGGCCGACCCGTCTTCCGCATCGATCAACGAACCGGCCTTTGTGTCCCAACAGGTCGCCGAGGCACGGCGGTATTACTTGGACCTGAAACCGTCGCCCTATGAGTCGTTGGTGGTCGTCTGCGGTGGCCGCGAACGTATGCGCACGGATTATATCGTCGCCCGAAAAGACTTTCCCTATTACGCGATCGAAATGGTGGCCGAGGGCGAGGGACAGTTGACGCTGGAAAACGTTCACCATCCGCTGCGTGCAGGCTCGGTGTTCGCCTACGGCCCCAAGACGTCGCACCGCATCGAAAACTGTGGTGCGGTGGGAATGAAGAAGTACTACGTCGATTTTTGTGGGCGACGTGCCAAGCAGTTGGTCGATCAAACGGGGCTGATGTCGGGAAAACCGTTGCAGGTCACGGCACTGCACGAACTGGTCGACCTGTTCGACATGTTGGATCACGACGGCCGAGATGACGGCGCGATGAGCCAGCAAATCTGTACTTCGATTTTGCAGTTGTTGATGTTGAAGATTCAGCGGCTGGCGGTCGGGCCCGGTGCCAACGTGCCCCGCTGTTATGACACGTATCAAACGGTGCGTCGGCACATCGAAGACAACTTCATGCGGCTGGAAAGCGTGGCCCAAGTCGCCCAGGAATGCGGAATCACACCGATCTATCTGTCGCGACTATTTTCACGCTTCGGTGGCGGTGGTGCCTATCAATTTTTGATACGCAAGAAGATGAACTACGCCGCCGAATTGCTGCTGGAAGAATCCATGCTGGTCAAAGAGGTGGCGGAGCGTTTGGGGTTCGCCGACGCTTTTCAGTTTTCGCGTGCTTTTAAACGCGTCTACGGTGTGCCCCCGAAGCAATTGATTCGGCAGCACACCGGACGTGCCGAGCCGGCGGAATAG
- a CDS encoding sulfatase family protein: MIRYLLVAVCLATGMSFQANAETEKPNILYIMSDDHASQGIGAYQGRLSVLDPTPTLDRLAREGALLTNCFVTNSICTPSRAAIITGQYAHVNGVTTLNGKIEGERQFLAHLMKDAGYETAMVGKWHLKAEPAAFDFYTVLPGQGFYFNPIFRVRGPKPWPENEFRFNSYDSVHSSDAITNISLKWLKTRKQKDKPFFLMHHFKAPHDNFENAERYDWLYSGVTIPEPKSLWERGNHGPHGQPQYGTSVGKRNERRNMGDHMFVDDSLSDEAYKREAYQRYLKKFLRCVRGVDDNIARLLDHLESSGELDNTIIVYTADQGFMLGEHDYIDKRWMYEQSLRMPFIIRYPESIPAGERLDFIANNVDFAPTLLDFAGVDKPDFMQGRSFKPMLNGQPTPDDWPTATYYRYWMHMAHHDNPAHLGIRTKDRKLIYFYGKPLDAPGALDKPTDPYWEYYDLSEDPEEMNNLIEDPAYADEIKQMKTMLEEKMAEVGDKMP; the protein is encoded by the coding sequence ATGATTCGATACTTGTTAGTGGCCGTTTGTTTGGCCACCGGAATGTCTTTCCAGGCGAACGCCGAAACGGAAAAGCCGAACATTCTGTACATCATGTCCGATGACCATGCCTCACAAGGCATCGGCGCCTATCAGGGCCGATTGTCCGTGCTGGACCCGACGCCGACGCTGGACCGCCTGGCCCGCGAAGGCGCGCTGCTGACGAATTGCTTCGTCACCAATTCAATCTGCACACCCAGCCGCGCGGCGATCATCACGGGCCAATACGCGCACGTGAACGGCGTGACGACGCTGAACGGAAAGATCGAAGGTGAACGCCAGTTCCTGGCACACTTGATGAAAGACGCCGGATACGAAACCGCGATGGTCGGTAAATGGCACCTGAAAGCCGAACCGGCGGCGTTCGACTTTTACACCGTGTTGCCCGGCCAAGGGTTCTACTTCAACCCGATCTTCCGCGTCCGCGGCCCCAAGCCGTGGCCGGAAAACGAGTTTCGCTTCAACAGCTATGACAGCGTTCATTCGTCCGATGCGATCACGAACATCTCACTGAAGTGGCTGAAGACACGAAAACAAAAAGACAAGCCGTTCTTTTTGATGCACCACTTCAAAGCGCCGCACGATAACTTTGAAAATGCGGAACGCTATGACTGGTTGTACTCCGGTGTGACCATCCCCGAACCGAAAAGCTTGTGGGAACGCGGAAACCACGGCCCCCATGGCCAACCGCAATACGGAACCTCGGTCGGAAAGCGGAACGAACGGCGCAACATGGGTGACCACATGTTCGTCGACGATAGCTTGTCCGACGAAGCCTACAAACGCGAAGCTTACCAGCGCTACCTGAAGAAGTTCCTGCGCTGCGTTCGCGGCGTCGATGACAATATTGCACGCTTGTTGGATCACCTGGAATCCAGCGGCGAACTGGACAACACGATCATCGTCTACACCGCCGACCAAGGATTCATGCTGGGCGAACACGACTACATCGACAAACGCTGGATGTACGAACAATCGCTCCGCATGCCCTTTATCATTCGCTATCCCGAATCAATCCCCGCGGGCGAACGATTGGATTTCATCGCCAACAACGTGGACTTCGCGCCGACGCTGTTGGATTTTGCCGGCGTCGACAAGCCGGACTTCATGCAGGGCCGATCGTTCAAACCCATGTTGAACGGCCAGCCGACCCCGGATGACTGGCCCACCGCGACGTACTATCGGTACTGGATGCACATGGCCCACCACGACAACCCGGCACACCTGGGCATCCGCACCAAGGATCGCAAGCTGATCTACTTTTATGGCAAGCCGCTGGACGCGCCCGGCGCCTTGGACAAGCCCACCGATCCCTACTGGGAATACTACGACCTGAGTGAAGATCCGGAGGAGATGAACAATCTGATCGAGGATCCCGCGTACGCTGATGAAATCAAGCAGATGAAGACGATGCTGGAGGAAAAGATGGCAGAAGTCGGCGACAAGATGCCTTGA
- a CDS encoding DUF1501 domain-containing protein, with protein sequence MPRSLCSRPSSTPASRRGFLYGLGATLGSVALTDLLAADAAQSASASPLAVKSPMHRPKAKNVIMLFMEGGPGQMDTFDPKPELSRLHKTESNLTGGLEKGFKFFVGSPFKFRRVGQSGIDMCDQWVHLADPFVADELCNFRGCQAESLNHPEALFHMNTGSRLGGDPAIGAWATYGLGSENQNLPGYVVMTELALPQGGATNWSNGFLPAHFQGTRLRPEGTPLLDLQAPAHKSREHQRRALDELQWLNQQHLASSPAIQSDLESRMESYELAFRMQTSVPDVIDLGRETAATHRAYGLDQPETETFGRQCLMARRLVENGVRFVQIFSGGWDSHDYLQRGHSARIRSVDKPMAALIADLKRRGMLDDTLVIWTGEFGRTPDNNKRGGVYSLGRGHNNHAMTMLLAGGGVRGGTTVGATDELGRHAVECVHPIRDLHVTLLHLLGLDDNKLTYFHAGRYKQLSQFGGQVIDELIA encoded by the coding sequence ATGCCCCGATCCCTTTGTTCACGACCGTCATCCACACCGGCGTCCCGCCGTGGGTTTCTGTACGGGCTGGGCGCGACGTTGGGATCCGTTGCGCTGACCGACTTGTTGGCCGCCGACGCCGCACAATCCGCTTCGGCGTCACCGCTGGCGGTCAAGTCGCCGATGCACCGGCCCAAAGCGAAGAACGTGATCATGTTGTTCATGGAGGGCGGTCCCGGCCAAATGGACACGTTTGATCCCAAACCCGAACTGTCGCGTTTGCACAAAACGGAATCGAACCTGACCGGAGGCTTGGAAAAGGGCTTCAAATTCTTCGTCGGCAGCCCGTTCAAGTTTCGTCGCGTGGGTCAGTCGGGCATCGACATGTGCGACCAGTGGGTGCACTTAGCAGATCCCTTTGTCGCCGATGAACTTTGTAATTTTCGCGGGTGCCAGGCCGAATCACTGAACCACCCCGAAGCCCTCTTTCACATGAACACGGGCAGCCGGCTGGGAGGTGATCCGGCGATCGGTGCATGGGCAACTTATGGACTGGGCAGCGAGAATCAAAACTTGCCCGGCTATGTCGTGATGACCGAACTGGCGTTGCCCCAAGGCGGCGCGACCAATTGGAGCAACGGATTTTTGCCGGCACATTTCCAGGGCACGCGACTGCGACCGGAAGGGACGCCGTTGCTGGACTTGCAGGCCCCCGCGCACAAATCGCGTGAACATCAACGACGTGCCTTGGACGAACTCCAGTGGCTGAACCAGCAACATTTGGCATCCTCACCGGCGATCCAAAGCGATCTGGAATCCCGGATGGAAAGCTATGAATTGGCGTTTCGGATGCAAACATCGGTCCCCGACGTGATCGACCTCGGTCGCGAAACCGCGGCAACGCATCGTGCATACGGATTGGATCAACCGGAGACCGAAACCTTCGGTCGGCAGTGCTTGATGGCGCGACGCTTGGTCGAAAATGGGGTTCGGTTCGTCCAAATTTTTAGCGGCGGTTGGGACAGCCACGACTATTTGCAACGTGGACACAGCGCACGGATCCGCAGCGTCGACAAGCCGATGGCCGCTCTGATCGCGGACCTGAAACGCCGCGGCATGCTGGACGACACGCTGGTCATTTGGACCGGTGAGTTTGGTCGCACACCGGACAACAACAAACGCGGCGGCGTTTATTCACTCGGACGCGGCCACAACAATCATGCCATGACAATGTTGCTGGCCGGCGGCGGCGTCCGAGGCGGCACGACTGTGGGCGCGACCGACGAACTCGGCAGGCACGCCGTCGAGTGCGTACATCCGATCCGCGACCTGCACGTCACTTTGTTGCACCTACTGGGATTGGATGACAACAAGCTGACATACTTTCACGCCGGTCGTTACAAGCAACTCAGCCAGTTTGGCGGCCAAGTCATCGACGAACTGATCGCCTGA
- a CDS encoding PSD1 and planctomycete cytochrome C domain-containing protein: MRRRLKSPQSEQPPRLWIGQNVSRSGSIAELSAVRCLLWTVITAIGICPAWSSDDAGLSDTPTVLKSAQDFTLKVLPMLKSKCFGCHGDDPEQLQGDFDMRARAALLGGGESGEAAIVPGDPDGSPLVWAIRWEGLEMPPKENDRLTETQIQSVVSWIAAGAPWPSQQEQNAIRAAAARQRVTDDGVLVSTSGGTSDTWTYRRYQPDDLWAYQPLMTPIASASSGDQSAPSIAPEHVIDMLVDAAIEDAGLTPAKMASPQTLIRRVTFDLTGLPPRPEQVDAFCKDYMTDADAAWEALIDRLLAEPHFGERQAQHWLDVSRYADTGGMSNDYERSNMWRYRDYVVRSFNKDKPYDQFIIEQIAGDELADQSVAARLSADAATVRQVQISGDYTPQEAEWIIATGFLRLGPWDSAMIEPEPARQMYLDDVVNSVGQTFLSTTMRCVKCHDHKFDPIPTRDYYRLYATFATTQMAERRVPFLPQENTDRLQAGRRHVQRMLDFAVAEKDKLIAKREAAARQWFDERGLDYQDADQRRGLPDDQKPPRHVGLDHIEQGQLKVREQDEWIWTRRLERYEPMAQSVFNSGGSSAPKVNARKLRIKRNDEQSRAPDCFILGGGDLTASGDPVTPGVLSVCGLSTTGDAHFQTHEARGDDDPFRLTESIEGRRLGLARWIAHPDNPLTTRSIVNRIWQSHFGRGIAANPNNFGGKGGRPTHPELLDYLAHQLVDGDWKLKRLHRMILLSKAYRRAATPVDAGAVARIDPDNRWLSYFPPRRLSAPEIRDAMLAATGELNRSVGGLPVMPEINMEVALQPRMIQFSLAPAYQPSATPDQRNRRTIYAYRVRGQADPFLELFNQPNPNESCERRESAAVTPQAFTLMYSDMVTDRSVAMALRLRQKHKSTKDQLAAAFRIILGRSPSPEEVDRLVRYIDDMTGYHQQVQPTPVNYPRRITRSLVEEFSGKPFEYQEILPVFDRYTPDIKPADVDAPTRALADACLLLFNTNEFLYLQ; this comes from the coding sequence ATGCGTCGCCGCTTGAAATCACCGCAATCCGAACAGCCTCCACGTTTGTGGATCGGCCAAAACGTGTCGCGGAGCGGTTCGATTGCAGAGCTCTCTGCGGTCCGCTGTCTGCTTTGGACCGTGATCACGGCGATCGGCATTTGCCCCGCTTGGTCAAGCGACGACGCTGGTTTGTCAGACACGCCAACCGTTTTGAAATCGGCCCAGGACTTCACGCTGAAAGTCCTGCCGATGCTGAAGTCCAAGTGTTTCGGCTGCCACGGCGACGACCCGGAACAGTTGCAAGGCGACTTTGACATGCGAGCCCGCGCGGCACTGCTGGGCGGTGGCGAATCGGGCGAAGCCGCCATCGTGCCGGGCGATCCCGACGGAAGTCCTCTGGTCTGGGCAATCCGCTGGGAAGGCTTGGAAATGCCGCCGAAAGAAAATGACCGGCTGACCGAGACTCAAATCCAAAGCGTGGTGTCATGGATTGCCGCCGGTGCACCCTGGCCATCACAGCAGGAACAGAACGCCATCCGCGCTGCGGCCGCCCGACAAAGGGTGACCGATGACGGCGTGCTGGTGTCCACCAGCGGCGGAACATCCGACACATGGACGTACCGGCGTTATCAACCCGATGACCTTTGGGCGTACCAACCCTTGATGACGCCGATCGCATCGGCCAGCTCGGGCGACCAGTCCGCACCAAGCATTGCACCGGAGCATGTCATCGACATGTTGGTCGATGCGGCGATCGAAGATGCGGGGTTAACGCCGGCCAAAATGGCTTCACCACAAACGTTGATTCGACGTGTCACGTTCGACTTGACCGGCCTGCCGCCTCGCCCTGAACAGGTCGATGCGTTTTGCAAGGACTACATGACCGATGCCGACGCAGCTTGGGAAGCGTTGATCGATCGTTTGCTGGCCGAACCGCACTTTGGCGAACGTCAGGCGCAACACTGGCTGGACGTTTCACGCTACGCCGACACCGGCGGGATGTCCAACGATTATGAACGTTCCAACATGTGGCGTTACCGTGACTATGTGGTTCGATCGTTCAACAAAGACAAACCCTACGATCAGTTCATCATCGAACAGATCGCCGGTGATGAATTGGCCGACCAATCGGTCGCCGCACGTTTGTCGGCCGATGCGGCGACGGTCCGTCAGGTACAAATATCGGGTGACTACACGCCCCAGGAAGCCGAATGGATCATCGCCACCGGCTTTCTGCGATTGGGGCCATGGGACAGCGCGATGATCGAACCCGAACCGGCACGCCAGATGTACCTGGATGACGTCGTCAATTCGGTCGGCCAGACCTTCCTGTCGACGACGATGCGATGCGTCAAGTGTCACGATCACAAGTTTGATCCGATCCCGACGCGGGACTATTACCGCTTGTACGCAACCTTCGCCACGACACAGATGGCCGAACGCCGCGTCCCATTCTTGCCACAAGAAAACACCGACCGCCTGCAGGCAGGACGCCGACATGTGCAACGCATGTTGGACTTTGCGGTGGCGGAAAAAGACAAGCTGATCGCCAAACGCGAAGCCGCGGCACGACAATGGTTCGACGAACGCGGTTTGGATTACCAAGACGCCGATCAACGACGCGGCTTGCCGGACGACCAAAAGCCGCCCCGACACGTCGGTCTGGACCACATCGAACAGGGCCAACTGAAGGTCCGCGAACAAGACGAATGGATTTGGACACGACGACTGGAACGCTACGAACCGATGGCGCAAAGCGTTTTCAATTCCGGCGGTTCATCGGCCCCCAAAGTCAACGCACGCAAACTTCGTATCAAACGAAACGACGAACAGTCCCGGGCCCCAGATTGCTTCATTCTGGGTGGCGGTGATCTGACCGCGTCTGGCGATCCAGTGACCCCCGGCGTGCTAAGCGTATGCGGCTTGTCCACCACCGGCGACGCACACTTTCAAACGCACGAGGCCCGCGGCGACGACGATCCGTTTCGTCTGACCGAATCGATCGAAGGCCGGCGACTGGGGTTGGCCCGCTGGATCGCCCATCCGGACAACCCGCTGACGACGCGTTCGATTGTCAACCGGATCTGGCAGTCACATTTTGGCCGAGGCATCGCCGCCAATCCGAACAACTTTGGGGGCAAAGGCGGCCGACCAACTCATCCGGAACTGCTGGATTATCTGGCCCACCAATTGGTCGACGGCGATTGGAAACTGAAGCGGCTGCATCGGATGATTCTGCTGTCGAAAGCCTACCGCCGCGCCGCGACACCGGTGGACGCCGGGGCGGTCGCACGAATCGATCCAGACAACCGCTGGCTTTCCTACTTTCCACCGCGGCGGCTGTCTGCCCCGGAAATTCGCGACGCCATGCTGGCGGCCACCGGCGAACTGAATCGTTCGGTCGGCGGATTGCCCGTGATGCCGGAAATCAACATGGAAGTCGCGCTGCAGCCAAGGATGATTCAGTTTTCCCTGGCACCGGCATATCAACCATCGGCAACTCCCGATCAACGCAACCGCCGCACGATCTATGCGTATCGCGTTCGTGGCCAGGCGGATCCGTTTTTGGAGCTGTTCAACCAACCCAACCCCAATGAATCATGCGAACGGCGTGAATCCGCGGCAGTCACACCGCAGGCCTTCACGTTGATGTACAGCGACATGGTCACCGATCGCAGCGTCGCGATGGCATTGCGTCTGCGGCAAAAACACAAGTCGACCAAGGATCAATTGGCGGCGGCATTTCGAATCATTTTGGGCCGGTCTCCGTCGCCCGAAGAGGTTGACCGTCTGGTCCGCTACATCGACGACATGACGGGGTATCACCAACAGGTCCAACCGACGCCGGTGAATTATCCTCGGCGCATCACTCGATCTCTGGTCGAAGAGTTTTCGGGCAAACCGTTTGAGTACCAAGAAATCTTGCCCGTCTTTGATCGTTACACACCTGACATCAAGCCCGCGGACGTGGACGCACCGACGCGGGCGTTGGCCGACGCTTGCCTGTTGCTGTTCAACACGAACGAGTTCTTATACCTACAGTGA
- a CDS encoding di-heme oxidoredictase family protein: MWHKRLLCGHASVCRWLVLFGGLVVAPEIVSAVTPQDVATGRLLFEKQWQSSNPAMGSDGLGPLFNATSCVGCHHQGGVGGGGDSRFNANSIGLDAIKLSANALRSDVQRMVRTLHPSLVDSSGNLQATATLPHFGGTLPMRSLRQRYVAHSSSEFAAEGGAATPADVRENMTASWKWKGVTAKTGMEIEARIFQRNTTALFGAGLIDQVPDSDLERQVAIQRRHPEVSGRLSILRDNTYGRFGWRGNLSRLADFVDQACANEMGLQTKRREQPTDLGMPDYRNPGIDIREDQVLQVRDFIAALPRPVRAKPRSSEHASEIALGERVFNKIGCNACHVKDMGPATELYSDLLLHDMGDRLYDYDAAEPDVVRAELIRQVVAIGAATETSGYRGRSVSLASSPTPILTREPVYQRTPRRSNALRDTVVIQPGQRFTRVRIINPGSCEQRNIHTPMQEQMAYRRTLRPSNVTQEWRTPPLWGVADSAPYMHDGRAETLAEAIAMHGGEATGSRDRYLNLGFAQREALQTFLKSLIAPPTAPQPTTLAASR, from the coding sequence ATGTGGCACAAGCGATTACTGTGCGGCCACGCAAGTGTGTGCCGCTGGTTGGTTTTGTTCGGTGGGCTGGTCGTTGCACCGGAGATCGTCAGCGCGGTCACGCCCCAGGATGTTGCGACGGGGCGGTTGCTGTTTGAAAAACAATGGCAATCATCCAATCCTGCGATGGGCAGCGATGGATTGGGGCCGTTATTCAATGCCACGTCCTGTGTGGGCTGTCACCACCAAGGCGGTGTCGGCGGTGGCGGTGATTCAAGGTTCAATGCGAATTCGATTGGCTTGGACGCGATCAAGCTTTCGGCCAATGCCCTGCGCTCGGACGTCCAACGCATGGTTCGGACCTTGCATCCGAGTTTGGTGGACTCGTCCGGAAATTTGCAGGCTACCGCCACATTGCCCCATTTCGGCGGCACGTTGCCGATGCGATCTTTGCGTCAGCGATACGTCGCGCATTCTTCCTCCGAGTTTGCCGCGGAAGGTGGGGCTGCGACTCCGGCCGACGTTCGCGAAAACATGACGGCGTCTTGGAAGTGGAAAGGAGTGACCGCCAAGACCGGGATGGAAATCGAAGCCCGTATTTTCCAACGCAACACCACGGCTTTGTTTGGGGCCGGACTGATCGACCAAGTGCCGGATTCCGATTTGGAGCGGCAGGTGGCGATTCAACGTCGACATCCGGAGGTCAGCGGACGCCTGTCGATCCTGCGTGACAACACTTATGGGCGTTTCGGTTGGCGAGGGAACTTGTCGCGTTTGGCCGACTTTGTGGACCAAGCCTGCGCCAACGAAATGGGTCTGCAAACCAAACGTCGCGAACAACCCACGGATTTAGGGATGCCCGATTATCGCAATCCCGGTATCGATATTCGCGAAGACCAAGTTTTGCAGGTACGTGACTTTATCGCCGCCCTGCCCCGCCCTGTGCGTGCCAAGCCACGATCGTCCGAACATGCTAGCGAGATCGCTTTGGGCGAGCGTGTGTTCAACAAGATCGGCTGCAACGCCTGCCATGTGAAAGACATGGGGCCGGCGACCGAGCTATACAGTGATCTGCTTCTGCACGACATGGGGGATCGGCTTTATGACTATGACGCTGCGGAGCCCGATGTGGTGCGTGCCGAGCTGATTCGGCAAGTGGTTGCCATCGGAGCGGCGACGGAGACGTCCGGCTATCGAGGGCGATCGGTATCACTCGCTTCATCGCCAACGCCAATACTTACTCGAGAACCCGTGTATCAAAGGACACCCCGCAGATCCAATGCTCTTCGCGACACCGTCGTGATTCAGCCCGGTCAACGGTTCACTCGTGTGCGAATTATCAATCCCGGAAGCTGTGAGCAACGAAATATTCATACCCCGATGCAAGAACAGATGGCGTATCGCCGAACGTTGCGACCGTCCAATGTGACACAAGAATGGCGGACGCCGCCGCTGTGGGGTGTGGCCGATTCGGCACCCTACATGCACGACGGCCGGGCCGAAACGTTGGCCGAAGCCATCGCCATGCATGGGGGCGAGGCCACTGGGTCGCGGGATCGCTATCTGAATCTTGGGTTTGCTCAGCGTGAAGCCTTGCAGACGTTTTTGAAGTCGCTGATCGCGCCGCCCACGGCTCCCCAGCCGACCACGCTTGCGGCCAGCCGCTGA